In Meiothermus sp. CFH 77666, the sequence AGAACAAGCTGGGTTCGGCCAGAAAATGTACGACCAAAGCTTGGTACTGGAGTAGTCGTCGCTGCAAACGGGTGCGTTCAGGTAGATGGGGGAAGCAGTCACCCAGGTTGGCGACCAGCCACAGGTAGAACCGGCGGAATGAGCCGCCTTTGAGGCTGAACATCAGCCCGATGGTGACCAACTCACTAAGGCTGAGCTTGGCTTGTTGATGTTCATGCTGTTCAGCCTTCGAACGCAGGGCATCGTCTACCCCAACGTACATCACCAAAGCAACGTCTTCCAGCGATAGAATGCATCTCGGGTCTGGCCGCATACACCAGACCCTATTCCTTTCTCCCGCTACTTTTCAACTAGCACCAGTGATTACATATAGTCGGAAATCCACTGCGGGGTGCAGTAGCTCATCACGTCCTTGTACTGGGCTGGGTTGAACAGTACGCCGCTGGACACACTATAACCCCAGGTGCCAATAAAGCCCCCCGCGTAGGGATAGCCCGACTCACCCGTCACATTGCAGGGTGCATGACCCCGGCCCAGGTTGTGCCCAATCTCGTGCACCATGATGCGGGCGGCAGAGCTGCCAATATCCCAACCGGCACTGGCCGGGAAACCCACGTAGCCAATCCCAGCAATGCCGCTGGCATACCCCACCCGCACCACCCCGTAGTAATAACGGCTGCTGCCGTCGCTGGTACGCAGGCTGCGCAGGGCGCTGAGCAGGTTGCTCCAGTCGCTGCTGGCGTTGCCCACGGTAGCGCCATAGCTGAACGGGGCCCGGGTGGAGGTCTGTACCCCCTGCACCGGGAGCATATCCCGCAGCAAGTCCACGCCCGGAAGGGTAGGCAGGGTGGTCTGCCCCGGCTGCAACACCGGCACCAGGGTAAGGGGGAGCACCGTGCCCACCCCCACTGCCGGGGTGAGGGTCAGGCGGTTATCAGCTTCGTTGTTTTCACCAACCTGATTGTTGGGGTCGGCCAGCAGCCGCACCTCCATCCCGGCGACTACCAAGCCTGCTGGCACCGTGGCCTGGTAGGTCTGGGCCAGTTCGGCGGGGTTGATGGTGGTGGGGAGGGTAGCGGGGCCGGTAAAGCTTAGCTCTCCCAGCCGATTGGAACCCCGAAATACCTCGCCCTTCAGGCTCCCCGGCAAGCCCTCGCGGTCGGCGGTCAGGTGTACCCGCAACAGCGCGGGCTTACCCGCTACCAGGCGCAGATCGGTTTTGAGGACGCTCTGGCCCCACTCGGTTTTTTGAATGGTGACCTCGCCCGAGACCGAGGGTATACCGGGGCCCGGTACCGCCGGCGAGGGATTACAGGCCACCAAAGACCACAACGCCAGCACTGGCCAGGCACGCATGATGCCCTTATGTCACCATAGCCGGCGCATGAACCGAGTGAGAAAAAGCCCAAGAAGCGTTACGATAACGCAGAGCTATGGGAGACCGTCCCCCCCTGCCTCTGCAAACCTACCGCCGCCTGGTGATCAAGGTGGGAAGCGCCGTCATCAGCGGGCCGGGTGGGCGGCAGCAGCAGCTGGCCATTGCGTCCCAGGTTGCGGCCTTGCGGGGCGAGGGACGCGAGGTGGTGCTGGTCTCGTCCGGGGCCATGGCCACCGGCCTGGGCAAGCTGGGCTTCAAGGAGCGCCCCAAAACCATGCCTGCCAAACAGGCCATTGCGGCGGTAGGGCAGCCGACCCTGATGTACTGGTGGGAGCAGGCTTTTGGTTGGTACGACCTGAAGGTCGCGCAAATCCTGCTCACCGCCGAAGACCTGGCCCACCGCCACCGCTATCTGAACGCCCGCCAGACTTTGGAAACGCTGCTCGAGTGGGGCATCGTCCCCATCATCAACGAGAACGATACCGTAATGGTGGACGA encodes:
- a CDS encoding M66 family metalloprotease, which produces MRAWPVLALWSLVACNPSPAVPGPGIPSVSGEVTIQKTEWGQSVLKTDLRLVAGKPALLRVHLTADREGLPGSLKGEVFRGSNRLGELSFTGPATLPTTINPAELAQTYQATVPAGLVVAGMEVRLLADPNNQVGENNEADNRLTLTPAVGVGTVLPLTLVPVLQPGQTTLPTLPGVDLLRDMLPVQGVQTSTRAPFSYGATVGNASSDWSNLLSALRSLRTSDGSSRYYYGVVRVGYASGIAGIGYVGFPASAGWDIGSSAARIMVHEIGHNLGRGHAPCNVTGESGYPYAGGFIGTWGYSVSSGVLFNPAQYKDVMSYCTPQWISDYM